Proteins co-encoded in one Halorussus vallis genomic window:
- a CDS encoding MFS transporter has translation MATERDSADPFAAFRQFLALERDVLVLSLAMFAFSLGFQMTGRYMARYLGVLGATSVVIGLYGSLGNLISAVYPYPGGALSDRIGSRTALTAFGLASTLGFVLWFLAPSFDVEPVPAWTWIFVGLLLAQAWKSFGLGATFAIVKQSVPPEELATGFASTETFRRTAFLLGPLITAGLLTMYEFEVGFRYVLAVAAGFSLLATVAQHVLYDASEDSFGKEFEGVSQVVDDLRGMPETLRPLLVGDTLVRFANGMVYVFVVLVVTQYLAVSATLPVVGYLGPDAFFGVLLAVEMAVALAVMIPVSKLARRVGLKPVVALGFVVYAVFPALLVNAPEGGLTVAGVAVSETALVTALFALSGLRFAGLPAHKALIVGPAEENAGGRVVGSYYLARNAVVIPSAAVGGWIYGLSPGGPELAFGLATVVGLVGTGYFLVFGRELDAYR, from the coding sequence ATGGCGACCGAACGCGACAGCGCCGACCCCTTCGCGGCGTTCCGACAGTTCCTCGCGCTGGAGCGAGACGTCCTCGTCCTTTCGCTGGCGATGTTCGCGTTCAGCCTCGGCTTCCAGATGACCGGGCGGTACATGGCGCGCTACCTCGGCGTGCTCGGCGCGACCAGCGTGGTCATCGGCCTCTACGGGAGCCTCGGCAATCTCATCAGTGCGGTCTACCCCTACCCGGGCGGCGCACTCTCGGACCGCATCGGCTCGCGGACCGCGCTCACCGCCTTCGGACTCGCGTCGACGCTCGGCTTCGTGCTGTGGTTCCTTGCGCCGTCGTTCGACGTGGAGCCGGTTCCCGCGTGGACGTGGATTTTCGTCGGCCTGCTGCTCGCGCAAGCGTGGAAGTCGTTCGGCCTCGGCGCGACGTTCGCCATCGTGAAACAGAGCGTCCCGCCCGAGGAACTGGCGACCGGGTTCGCCAGCACCGAGACGTTCCGCCGGACCGCCTTCCTGCTCGGGCCCCTCATCACGGCGGGCCTGCTCACGATGTACGAGTTCGAGGTCGGGTTCCGGTACGTGCTGGCGGTCGCCGCCGGGTTCAGCCTGCTGGCGACCGTCGCCCAGCACGTCCTCTACGACGCCAGCGAGGACAGTTTCGGCAAGGAGTTCGAGGGCGTCTCGCAGGTCGTCGACGACCTCCGGGGGATGCCCGAGACGCTCCGGCCCCTGCTGGTCGGCGACACCCTCGTCCGGTTCGCCAACGGGATGGTCTACGTCTTCGTCGTCCTCGTGGTGACCCAGTACCTCGCAGTCAGCGCGACGCTCCCGGTCGTGGGCTACCTCGGACCCGACGCCTTCTTCGGCGTCCTGCTGGCGGTCGAGATGGCGGTCGCGCTGGCCGTGATGATCCCCGTCTCCAAGTTGGCCCGGCGAGTCGGGCTGAAGCCCGTCGTCGCACTCGGGTTCGTCGTCTACGCCGTCTTCCCCGCGCTGCTGGTCAACGCACCCGAGGGCGGCCTCACGGTCGCGGGCGTCGCCGTCTCCGAAACCGCGCTCGTCACCGCGCTGTTCGCGCTCTCGGGACTCCGGTTCGCCGGCCTGCCGGCCCACAAGGCGCTCATCGTCGGTCCGGCCGAGGAGAACGCCGGCGGTCGGGTCGTCGGGTCCTATTACCTCGCGCGCAACGCGGTCGTCATCCCGAGCGCGGCGGTCGGCGGGTGGATTTACGGCCTCTCGCCGGGCGGGCCGGAGTTGGCGTTCGGACTGGCGACCGTCGTGGGACTGGTCGGCACCGGCTACTTCCTCGTCTTCGGTAGGGAGTTGGACGCGTATCGCTGA